From Treponema sp. OMZ 787:
TATCGAATTCTGCGGGGCAAATCAGGTTGCCCACATTTTCAAGAAAGATAAGATCCAGGTCTGCAATACCGAGGGCTTCCAAGCCTTGTTCGGTCATATCGGCATCCAAGTGGCACATTCCGCCTGTGTGAAGCTGAATAACCTTTGCACCTGTTTGCGAAATGGTCTCGGCATCTACGGCAGAATCAAGGTCGGCTTCCATAACTCCGATTCTAAAATCTTTTTTTAAAGCCTCGATTGTTGCTTTAAGCAAGGTAGTTTTTCCCGACCCCGGAGACGACATCAAATTCAATAAAAACTTTTTCTCTTCCTTTAGTTTACTGCGAAGTTTTGCCGCA
This genomic window contains:
- the hypB gene encoding hydrogenase nickel incorporation protein HypB gives rise to the protein MKEFKVIEIKEGVYETNNAHAAKLRSKLKEEKKFLLNLMSSPGSGKTTLLKATIEALKKDFRIGVMEADLDSAVDAETISQTGAKVIQLHTGGMCHLDADMTEQGLEALGIADLDLIFLENVGNLICPAEFDTGALKNVMILSVPEGDDKPLKYPPMFQVCDVLLITKMDTVSVFNFDLKKCTGYVKKLNPDIKIFPVSALKGDGMEAWIDWLRSAAKEF